The window AAGGGACAAGCTTTAATTCATCAAAAAAGTGAGGAACAGACTGGAGGCAAAATCCTGAACCTATGTTAAAGAATAATTTACTTGGATCAGACTAGGTAGTTTGAAGTCTGGTATTAGCATCCCCATACTGGGAACTCTAATTTGGGAATTGTATTCCCATTTCTAGAGTATATAAAATCCAttctgaaagcagctgagagtgagaattttccagaaaaaaacaaattcaattCTAAAAGATATTAGGAAACTTTCTGGTATAGCATAAgaaatactttgaaataaatacagtatttaATAGGGGGCAATGAAATAATACTATTTGGCTACTTCCCCACAGTTATTTTGATCTTTAGTGTTCAatattcagaaaacatttttattatacaGTAGGAGTATCAAAACCAAAAGGTGCCAAGGTTATTGTCGAAGTGGTGTTGCCTGGGTGGCCTTTTCTGTCTGTATTTAGTGCAGTCATTCCATGTAGATCTATTTCCAGAACCTGTAAAACCCCAGTGCTATTGCAAGGCAAGTGAACACTGAGGCtgttaaaaacagaacaaaacaaaacaaacaacaaaaaaaggagataaTTAGCTGAATGCTGTTGTACCACTTTATCCATAGAAGAAATCAGCTGCAAACAGATGGAGGAATTAACAACTGTAGAGCAGAGCCTCCTAACCCTCCCGGATTGCTGCAGGTGTGACAGAACAATTCCAGAAGCCAATGGCTtgtctcagcagtgctgagatgGGAGGCCCAATGCAGCAGCCTGAGGAGCCACGTTTCCAGGGACACATCCCAACAACTATGCTGGATACCTCAGAGCACCACAGGCTACAGGGACTTGTGCTACTGTCCCCCAGCTCCTGGAAACTgcactgcaggagagctggctgcacAAGGCTCATGTTAGACATCCCAGATTTCCCATGGAACCAAAATGACAATGAATTTGAAAATGAGCTGTCAAACATGACAGCACTCCTGAAACCTGACAAGTCGTCTTTTGGATTTGTTACACTGCTGTTTCAATTATTGTTAGAATAAAGCTAATTACATTTGCCTTTCAATTTATTCTTCCAAATAAAATGCATTACTCTTTTTATCCAGCTCCTACACAATAAAAAACTTCACTGGTTATGTACATATTGAGAAGACTAATCTCAAATTATGTTTTTGAGCAAGCAGAAATCTGTTCTGCTTGGCAGGGGAAAAGTACAAGTCCTGCCACACAGAAACTGTGTGCCTGTGAAGACTCAGTGGGAGGCAGAACTGGTCACTCTCAGACCAGTCCTGAATGACAGAAAACCTTCAGGTAAATGACTTCATCAAAACTTCTGCAGCAACTCCATCACATCAATAGCTGCTGCAGCAAGCAGAGGTACTGTCAAACTGGGTAAGGTATTTagactgtaattttttttaatcatgtcTATATTCGTCCTAATCTCAGTGCTGGGCACAATCCTAGTCCCATGGTGGCATCCTCCCAGCTCTTCTGTGTTCTCTGTCACAGTTCTTCCAActggagggggagagggagatCTCCTCCACCCAATCCCAGTTGCTTGCTGCTACAGCTGACCTCATATAGCATTTACTCTTGAACAGAATTTTATACAGCCAAACCCAGTACCAGTACTCACCTCCTTGCCTGTCACATACCTGCCAAATAGCGAATGGTATCAAGTTTATTCGATTCCATGAGTGTTTTTAAGGAAGCTATTTCAGTGTCAATTTTATTACTGATTTCTGAGATAATACTGTTGGTATTTGCATCCTGAAATATTAGAAGACAGCATATATTTAACAAAGTTGAATTAAAATACCATGCtaccagaaacaaaaaaatttccaacCTATCACTGCTAAGAGACATTAGAAGACAGAGAAACTGACTTCATACAATCTGGAAAGACTGCTGAAGGGATAGAGACAGTAAAAGAGAAAACTTCAatgatcatagaatcacagactggcttgggttgggagggaccttaaagagcatctcattccaacccccctgccatgggcagggacaccttccactagaccaggttactcaaaGCCCCATtccagtctggccttgaacactgccatgGATGGGGAgtccacaacctccctgggcaacctgtgccactGTCTTGCCACCCTCATGATGGAGTTTTGTCTCTGATGTGCCACTGCCTCCTGAAGGAGACACTGGCACATCAGTGCCAAAGAACAGTATCAGAGCACACAGAACAGTATTCCTccatttttgaaaaacaaaggtTTAAGCATTCCCAAGGCATATTGCAAAAATGGAAGATATGCTCAAGATGGGACATGGTCCCTCTTCAGCCCCTTAGACTCTGGTGTCCTCTAGCAGCTTCAGGACTTCCAGCCCTTGAATAGCTTGGCTGTAGGCACCTGCACCATCCCTGTGATACAGCTATCAGTTAACACTGGGAAAAAGGAAGCATGAcagctcacatcccagctgtgccagcctgtgaCAGTACTTGGGAAGGGAGGGACAAGGCTGGAATGCCTCCCTCTGCTGACTGGAGTTTAGTGTGAATCCCACAGGCAAGAAGCACCTGCAACAGCCCTGAGTGACAGAGCCTGGCCTTTTGCTTTACCATACAAACCTATTAGCTTTCACCAAAGCTTGGAGTTTACAGAACACACAATGTATATCTACATCCTGCTTTGTTCAATACTTACTTTTTTATGAAACTCTGTCGTTGCTTCCATCAGCTTCCTCTCCTGATCTGTAAACTGTGGATAAAAGATAAATCACAGCTATAGCAACAGAAACACAACACAAAGCTAATAAGGGCATCTCACAGACCAACTCACCATATCTGtcaccctgctcctctccaggttTATGTCTAGCTTGCTGTCAGCTCGGATTTTGCTGGTCTCAGTCTTTAAAACAAATGAAGATTATGAAAATAGCTACTTATTCTCCCTAATGGGAGTGTGTAGATACTTGCTGTTTACTTACCATTAGGTGCTGTTTAACTTGATCTaattcaattttcattttctaagtgcagaggagaaaaaaaaaaagaattttaaaaaattcaggaaaCTTAACCAAATGAATCAGTGATGTGTTATCACTGCATCCATGTGTTATCATTGCATCCATGCAATtattctttccccatttttcctcccaaTGGGGCAATTTGTTCTTGATTAAATATCCTAGCTAATGTGTTCAGATGTACAGGCATATATAATCTGCTGGGAATTTTGTTCAAAagaaaggatttattttgtAACAATGATGATCTTGTTATTCTGAGTCTaaagacagcagaaaaataCCATAATACCATgaagtaaaaccaaaatatgTCTTAATCACCAAATTAATGAAACTGTTGCAAAGCAATGGCTGACCCCTCTACCTGCACTATATGGTTAATGGCCAGAAGCTAGCAGTTACccttaaataaaattacagagGCTGAAAAAATGTGCACATCTTAGAATCCTTTACAGAAGATCTGAGCAGGTCATAGCaagtgaaatatatttttatgtgatCTCTGAAGTTGTAACATACAGATTCTTCAATTCCAGTTACAGAATTacttttacatttatattttgttccACAAAACTGTACATCAGGTAAAACACAACAAATACTGCAATTAAGATGCTTAACGAAAATATATATTAGTACCTCATTCTCTGCTCTCAAGTTTGCAAATTCACTTTTCTCCAGGATGACCATATCTTTTCGAATGGAGTCCAAATGTGCCATTATCTGCTGTAAAgttatttcctttgaaaaataaaacatgccaTTCATTAAGGTGCACTCTTTCTGAcaagtaaagaaaaaatgctCAGGTCTGAACGATGAAATTAGCTACTGCAAAGCCCAAAAGTGGGGAGTCTCTCTAACAAGAATGTGACAGAAACAGACAATTTAATACCAGCAATTTATTTGAAAGACTCAAgagttttgtgctttttctgttACTTTAATTCACCAAATCTGAACTTAAGCAAAAAGGCCAGAGGTGTTAGTCCAAGTAGCAATGAAATGAAATAGACCTGAAACTACAGGTCCCTCCTGCAGTCTCTTCCACTTTCAATGAACATTCAGTAGCCTCAGAAGCATTAATTGATGATCTGACTCCAGCTCTTACTAAGCACTTCCATTTCTTGCCTACAAACTCATTGAAAGCCAAAGAATTAATGAGTACCATACTGCCAGCTTCAAAGTCTGATGGACAGAAGTGAAACACTGCTAAAAAGCACTGAGAAAAGCCTTCCCAGGGTTTGAACTAACAAGTTCAGAATTCAAACGCTACATATAAACATAGGAAGAAACCCAAACCAGAAAATAGAAGAATAAactcagaattttaaaatgctgaaagcaATATTCCTTCACCCAGCATAAGGAAGTTACCCTACTATTTagcatggaaaaagaaacattgcTGTGTGATTCTCTGATGCACAGTGATGGTTTTGATCATTGCTCCATAAGGCTGTGCAAGCTGTAATTATGTGCTATTCTTCTTTAATTACTTAATGTAATTAAGCATTCATTGCTATTTTATTTCAACTCCTGAGCCTTTCTCCTAACAGTAAGATTTTTATCTTACTGGCATTTACTTGTAATAAAAGTTGTCTaactctttttccccctctgaatctcagaagaaaacaagaactTCTGTGTCTGTGATTTTCTTTCATCaaaatgaaaacctttcttTTTGGAAATCCTATTACATGCAAAGCATTCCTAAACAGAATTTTCATGGAATTGCGTCAGGCAGAAACACTGTTTTTTATAGTGTAGTCAGTGTTGATAATGAATATTTTCAGATGGTATGAGGCATATTATCTCCTCAGTGTAAATGCAACCAAAGTTTTCCCAGGAATTGTAAGTCTTCATTGTGTTCAATTAAGTAATCAGACTTCAGTGGAAGCTGGTCAGGGCCTATAACCTTCTGTTAAAATCCCGAGTGAAACTTAGGAAAATCTGGCACAGTGAGGTGTTTATAGCACTAGAGAGAGCTGCTCACTTGTGTTTCAAAGATGCACCCACGAGCCTTTGTAGCACAGAGGAGTTTTTACCTGCTGGGCCTGCGTAACCATGTCCTTGTAGACGGTGTCTAAGCTGACACTGGACAGGGTGATCAACGCCGACACGATGGTCTGTGcctgctccttcccaaagcCTAGGGCACAATTGAAGGATGACAACTGAAGGTATTAAAAATCTGGATAAGGAGCAAGAGACGCTCAAGTGTCACACCAAACCACAGTGACACATTCACACAATGACGGGGAACAGagagccagcagccaggcactGCGACTCCAGCTAGAAAAAACAAACTTAATGCTGCAAAAATCTGAAGCACAGCACCTTTTAATATACTGAAAGTCTAGACAGGCAGCTGAAATAAAGTCCAAATTTCTTCATACAAGATCCAGCCATTCATGcgttataaaaataatttagcaaaACTACTTCATAATGAACTTTCACAAATTCTGTTAAAACCAAACTTACCTTGAACTACAAAGCATGCACTCTATAGAATAATAACAAGTAATTGCATATATTGGAACTGTCCTGCAGAGATAGGAACATATGCAAGACTGATTTTTAAACTGCTGCATCCATTGCCTGCAGAATGAACTCAAGTGGGGATTTTTGCTTTCTGATGATAAAAAGTACATTTTGTCTGTAACTTGGTGTAAATTTGAAGTGTTACAGGTGATGTGTAGAAAataatggggaagaaaaactgcTCTCACTTTAGCTGCATCTGGTCAAGTGCTGAGAACTTTTGCCTTAGAGATTTATTTCCAGCAATCTGACTGATATGTTGTGTTTCAACTACCCCATTTTATAAAGTGGGCTAAATTAACactgaaaaatgctttcaaggCACATTATTTAGAGGACTATGCCACTGCACCCTTCTAAAATACTGGTACTGTCCAGGTGCACCACTGGCTTACATGTCTAAAAAAGCTACACATATTTTATGACAGCTTCCTTCCACTACAAAGTGTGATAGTATTGCTTCAGTTTCTCTGAATTTTCAGGGTTACTTAAGCTCTTGCCAATTCCTTTTGTTGCTCTTCCTCCACAGCAAGAAATTACTTTGTTTTGTGAAAGtttagaaaatgaagaaaaatatatataagcAAGAGACTGAAGCCTGAAAACTGCCTAAAGCTTGGGAAAAACTAAAATGGCTCCCTTACTTTTGTGGTTTTACCTATACTGACCTGTCACTGAGGTAGAAGTATTTGTAGAAGTTATAGAACAAATTAAACTGAGTAACAACTGGCACCAGACTTCACCCCACAAGCTCTAAAGGAACTTGAAGCAAGAAATAGCTGAATCAGTTTCTGGGACAAGTCACATTTCACAGCCTACTGTGGTTTCCCGTGGACTGGAAAATAACAGTGccagtttttaaaaacagttctAGAGAGATGTAGGGAAGAACAGGCTGTCAAGTCTGAcaagcatgaaaaaaacccaacttagTTAGCAGACTACTGTAAGTCTTTTAACTACTAACACATATTACTATTATTGGACCAAATAGTGGAAACAATCCTAACCTCTGAGTCTAAAAGTTTCTACTGTCACTTGGGATTTTAAAAGATAGCTGCTAGTCTGATCAGCTCAAAGCTCAGCAGGGATGAATAAAGCAAACTAAACCCTTTGAATTActaggaaaaggaagagaacaCAACAGACACAACATTACTTTACTATGCAAATCCATAGGACATTCAATTGTCAAGTAATGCCAGCACTGTTCCCTGAAAACATGAAATGGAATGGAATGtgacagaagcagaaaatattaacaGAAGGGCATCGTGAATAatcaaaaatatggaaaatctACTGCTTCAGGAAAAATGCAACAAGCTAGGATTCTTCTCTTTGGAAAATGATGGGGCAGTATGACAGAAGTTTGCATAATCATGAGTGACATGAGAGATTAAATGTTCACTCCTTCCCACAGAAGAGCTGAGTGGGCATCAAATTCACCTCACAGATGCCAGATTCTGCATAAACAGAACATGCAGATGTCTGAAGTTCCATAAGGAAGGATGTTCTGGATAGTAATCAGTTTATAGTGGCTCAGGGACTGCATAAACTTGTGAAAAGATTTCCATTGAAGGTTACTAAAACTCTCAACTGATTTAAAATACCTCCAGGGAGACAAAGTGTGGAAACTTGGAAAGTACAAGGGGATGTGTGACATCCATCTGCCCTGCTGAAACTCTTCTCTGCCTGGAGTGTCATGccagggctggatggagccTGTACCTGACTTCAGCCAGTCTCCCTCACAACAGAGGAGTGGGCACTGAGAATGTAtcacagcactgtgctgctgaaaaTACTTctcattgggaaaaaaaacctttcagtTACTCTTAGCAGGCTagtaaaaggaattttctgaaaaGCTTCATTTTTGCTATAGAAGTCTTTAACTGTTACTTCCCGTTTGTTACCTGTGCTGTGTTCCTCAGCTGGAAGGCATCACAGGAGCCTGCCTACAGCTCCAAATGAGGTAAGGCTAATGTCCCAGTTGCCTGCAGGGCACACCATCAGGTGCCTCTCCCTCAGCAGCCTCCTCAAGAGGCTGCCAAGACATTCTACACCACCGGGAACTGGCACTCTGGGGAAACTGACAGCACTCAAAGCTACACCACTTAATATTCAAAGTTTTCCTTTGAATTATTTATCTGGTATCACTTACCATGGGCTTCCAGATCCTGCACTAAAGCGTGGGTATCAAAGGTcaccttcctctgctccaggggagTGATATCAACTCTTCTGACATCGTATGACTTCCTAATGAACGTGGCGGCAAAACCTGGAAATAACCAAACGTGACTTCATCTTACCTTGATTGGCTAATCATACAGTGcactaattttaatttctttcatcaCAGAAAAGCTGCGTGGATGTTGCAACAAAAAGCTGGGTTACAGCACACACCAGAAACCATTGACTTTTCCACAGGGAATTTACACCAAACAGGACTTACAGACCTGAAGTGTGTTCATGTAGCTGTGCAACAGACAGGCATCCTGACACAGCACAAATAACCCCCACAGCCAACTGTTCTATAATAGTTGGGAAACATCACTTAAATAATTGCTAATAA is drawn from Zonotrichia leucophrys gambelii isolate GWCS_2022_RI chromosome 1, RI_Zleu_2.0, whole genome shotgun sequence and contains these coding sequences:
- the CCDC90B gene encoding coiled-coil domain-containing protein 90B, mitochondrial isoform X2: MVTQAQQEITLQQIMAHLDSIRKDMVILEKSEFANLRAENEKMKIELDQVKQHLMTETSKIRADSKLDINLERSRVTDMFTDQERKLMEATTEFHKKDANTNSIISEISNKIDTEIASLKTLMESNKLDTIRYLAASVFTCLAIALGFYRFWK
- the CCDC90B gene encoding coiled-coil domain-containing protein 90B, mitochondrial isoform X1, yielding MRGAGSSGALRAWAGPLLLPMPARLPPAPRRGFAATFIRKSYDVRRVDITPLEQRKVTFDTHALVQDLEAHGFGKEQAQTIVSALITLSSVSLDTVYKDMVTQAQQEITLQQIMAHLDSIRKDMVILEKSEFANLRAENEKMKIELDQVKQHLMTETSKIRADSKLDINLERSRVTDMFTDQERKLMEATTEFHKKDANTNSIISEISNKIDTEIASLKTLMESNKLDTIRYLAASVFTCLAIALGFYRFWK